One window from the genome of Deltaproteobacteria bacterium encodes:
- a CDS encoding tetratricopeptide repeat protein has product MESLLLDATDRETPAQNVIDLSLARDVLARDVGVKTVMWLRTAAAVAFRRAVPDLADFVLAIYEFDAKVAPLRMDWRRFEAGWFEAAPLGDHERLRREAKLLERILAETPEGERRRFEVTSRIAKIHILLGEIDVAARWYERVGMEAKKTGDFVATGNANIDCGRIAYLQGDYDVALRRYSEALDDFDRRNNASERAQTEGYIADVYFMRGELGEALRIRNKQMLVFERLGDVRERAVTWGKIADILQVRGNLDEALHIRREEQLPVYERLGDVRECAVTMGHIADILLIRGEVDEALRIRREEQLPVYERLGDVRSRAVTMGYIADILLIRGEFDEALRIRREEELPVYERLGDVRSRAVTMGKIADILQNHGDLDEALRIRREELLPIFERLGDLNSSTATWGGIADVLFARGDFDGALRIRRERELPAYKQMGDTRSRAICLAHIALILAAKDKERHKVEAKNLFLEAALLAGSMQIPEEQVFLDEIRRLGLES; this is encoded by the coding sequence ATGGAGTCGTTGCTGCTGGACGCGACGGACCGGGAGACGCCGGCGCAGAACGTCATCGACCTGAGCCTCGCACGGGATGTGTTAGCGCGGGATGTCGGCGTCAAGACTGTGATGTGGCTACGTACGGCGGCGGCGGTCGCGTTTCGCCGCGCGGTTCCCGATCTCGCCGATTTCGTTTTGGCCATCTACGAATTCGACGCCAAGGTTGCTCCCTTGCGGATGGATTGGAGACGATTCGAGGCCGGATGGTTCGAAGCGGCCCCGCTGGGTGACCACGAACGCCTTCGCCGGGAAGCGAAGCTTCTGGAGAGAATTCTCGCCGAGACCCCCGAAGGCGAGCGCCGGCGATTCGAAGTTACCTCGCGTATTGCGAAGATCCACATTCTGCTGGGAGAAATCGACGTCGCAGCACGATGGTACGAGCGGGTAGGAATGGAAGCAAAGAAAACGGGTGATTTCGTGGCCACTGGAAACGCAAATATCGATTGCGGCAGAATCGCTTACTTACAGGGCGACTACGATGTGGCACTGAGGCGTTACAGCGAAGCGTTGGACGATTTTGATCGACGGAACAACGCAAGCGAACGAGCGCAAACGGAAGGATACATTGCGGACGTGTACTTCATGCGCGGCGAACTCGGAGAGGCGCTGCGTATCCGCAACAAGCAGATGCTCGTTTTCGAGCGATTGGGCGACGTGCGTGAGCGCGCGGTGACGTGGGGAAAGATCGCAGACATTCTCCAAGTGCGTGGCAACCTCGACGAAGCCCTGCACATCCGACGCGAGGAACAATTGCCCGTTTACGAGCGTCTCGGCGACGTGCGAGAGTGCGCGGTGACGATGGGTCACATCGCGGACATCTTGCTAATTCGTGGCGAGGTCGACGAGGCCCTGCGCATCCGCCGCGAGGAACAGCTCCCCGTTTACGAGCGCCTCGGCGACGTGCGCTCGCGCGCGGTGACGATGGGCTACATCGCGGACATCCTGCTAATTCGTGGCGAGTTCGACGAGGCCCTGCGCATCCGCCGCGAGGAAGAGCTCCCCGTTTATGAGCGCCTCGGCGACGTGCGCTCGCGTGCGGTGACGATGGGCAAGATCGCAGACATTCTGCAAAACCACGGCGATCTTGACGAAGCCCTACGCATCCGACGCGAGGAACTACTGCCGATATTCGAGAGATTGGGTGATTTAAACTCTAGCACAGCGACGTGGGGCGGCATAGCGGATGTTCTCTTCGCGCGTGGCGATTTCGACGGAGCCTTGCGCATTCGACGCGAAAGAGAGTTGCCAGCATATAAACAAATGGGCGATACCCGTTCGCGCGCGATTTGCTTGGCGCACATCGCATTGATACTGGCTGCGAAGGATAAAGAACGTCACAAGGTGGAGGCCAAGAATCTATTCCTCGAAGCCGCGCTGTTGGCGGGGTCCATGCAGATTCCCGAAGAGCAGGTTTTTTTGGACGAGATTCGGCGGTTGGGTCTAGAGTCGTAG